Proteins encoded within one genomic window of Halorussus salilacus:
- a CDS encoding 1,4-dihydroxy-2-naphthoate polyprenyltransferase — protein sequence MTETTTERSRREAWLMAARPHTLPAAAAPVIVGTGLAVHEGVFAALPALAAFLGAALIQIGTNFANDYYDAVKGVDTDEREGFTRVTQSGLIAPESVKRAMYATFALAILVGVYLVWVGGLPILVIGLASVISGVAYAGGPYPLGSHGLGDLFVFVFFGVVAVMGTFYVQAAAVLAPAFPTAIPEGTVTLAAFVASLPVAAISTNILVVNNVRDLETDRKAGKKTLAVLVGYTASRAEFVGMLAVAYAVPFWFWLSEGYAPAVVLPLVTIPYAASVARTVLTDASGEALNPALEQTGKLLAGYSVLFALGLLA from the coding sequence ATGACCGAAACGACGACCGAACGCTCTCGCCGGGAGGCGTGGCTGATGGCCGCCCGGCCCCACACCCTTCCCGCGGCGGCCGCGCCCGTCATCGTCGGCACCGGCCTCGCGGTCCACGAGGGCGTGTTCGCGGCGCTTCCGGCGCTGGCGGCCTTCCTCGGCGCGGCGCTCATCCAGATCGGCACCAACTTCGCCAACGACTACTACGACGCCGTGAAGGGCGTCGACACCGACGAGCGCGAGGGGTTCACCCGGGTCACCCAGTCGGGGCTCATCGCGCCCGAGTCGGTCAAGCGCGCGATGTACGCCACCTTCGCGCTCGCGATACTCGTCGGGGTCTACCTCGTCTGGGTCGGCGGCCTGCCCATCCTCGTCATCGGTCTCGCGAGCGTGATTTCGGGCGTGGCCTACGCGGGCGGTCCCTACCCCCTCGGCTCCCACGGTCTCGGCGACCTGTTCGTCTTCGTCTTCTTCGGCGTCGTCGCCGTGATGGGCACCTTCTACGTGCAGGCGGCCGCGGTCCTCGCCCCCGCCTTCCCCACCGCGATTCCCGAGGGAACGGTTACCCTCGCGGCGTTCGTCGCCAGCCTCCCGGTCGCGGCCATCTCCACGAACATCCTCGTGGTCAACAACGTCAGGGACCTCGAAACCGACCGGAAGGCGGGCAAGAAGACGCTCGCGGTCCTCGTCGGCTACACCGCCAGCAGGGCGGAGTTCGTCGGGATGCTCGCGGTCGCGTACGCCGTCCCGTTCTGGTTCTGGCTCTCGGAGGGCTACGCTCCGGCGGTCGTCCTGCCGCTCGTGACGATTCCCTACGCCGCGTCGGTCGCCCGAACTGTCCTCACCGACGCCTCGGGCGAGGCCCTGAACCCCGCGCTGGAGCAGACCGGGAAACTGCTCGCGGGCTACTCGGTGCTGTTCGCGCTGGGGCTGCTCGCATGA
- a CDS encoding NRDE family protein, translating into MCTLILAWRVFEGTPIAAAANRDEALGRPSRPPGVIDSEPEVVAPRDEEAGGTWIGYNDAGLFVAVTNRRAEVEGGRSRGLLVRDALARESAREAVSFVRSELAGTDYAGFNLVVADADDAALLAWDGVLRETRFDPGVHVVVNEGHDADAPKAERIREAVRPDPETDAEEWFERAGAVLRDHDLDACVHGEAFGTRSSSLVAIDADRGGRYWFAEGRPCETDYEAVAVGGEDGHI; encoded by the coding sequence GTGTGTACGCTCATCCTCGCGTGGCGGGTGTTCGAGGGGACGCCGATAGCCGCCGCGGCGAACCGCGACGAGGCGCTCGGTCGCCCGTCGCGACCGCCGGGCGTCATCGACTCCGAGCCCGAGGTCGTCGCTCCGCGGGACGAGGAGGCGGGCGGAACGTGGATCGGCTACAACGACGCGGGGCTGTTCGTCGCGGTGACCAACCGCCGGGCCGAGGTCGAGGGCGGGCGCTCGCGCGGCCTGCTCGTTCGGGACGCGCTCGCCCGCGAGTCGGCGCGCGAGGCCGTCTCGTTCGTCAGAAGCGAACTGGCTGGCACCGACTACGCGGGGTTCAACCTCGTGGTGGCCGACGCCGACGACGCGGCTCTGCTGGCGTGGGACGGCGTCCTCCGGGAGACCCGCTTCGACCCCGGCGTCCACGTCGTCGTCAACGAGGGCCACGACGCCGACGCGCCGAAGGCCGAGCGAATCCGCGAGGCGGTCCGACCCGACCCCGAGACCGACGCCGAGGAGTGGTTCGAGCGCGCCGGGGCGGTCCTTCGGGACCACGACCTCGACGCCTGCGTCCACGGCGAGGCGTTCGGCACCCGGTCGTCGTCGCTGGTGGCAATCGACGCCGACCGAGGGGGTCGCTATTGGTTCGCCGAGGGCAGACCCTGCGAGACCGACTACGAGGCGGTCGCGGTCGGCGGCGAGGACGGTCACATTTAA
- a CDS encoding helix-turn-helix transcriptional regulator, with protein MAVSEEDLSEEERAGLELVRESGGIHQSDFWKELGVDSRKGSRIVESLDEMGLVQREETVYDGHNTYLITPAARDLDFSLLMAGDMLSPFIGEEEIDPESDAFSQWIMNLAYSE; from the coding sequence ATGGCAGTATCCGAGGAGGACCTCAGCGAGGAGGAGCGCGCGGGGCTCGAACTCGTCCGGGAGTCGGGCGGCATCCACCAGAGCGACTTCTGGAAGGAACTGGGCGTCGACTCCCGGAAGGGGAGCCGCATCGTCGAGTCGCTCGACGAGATGGGACTGGTCCAGCGCGAGGAGACCGTCTACGACGGGCACAACACCTACCTCATCACGCCCGCGGCTCGGGATTTGGACTTCTCGCTTCTGATGGCCGGGGACATGCTCTCGCCGTTCATCGGCGAGGAGGAGATAGACCCCGAGAGCGACGCCTTCTCGCAGTGGATCATGAACCTCGCGTACAGCGAGTAG
- a CDS encoding APC family permease, translating into MGSETPPPPRGTNIEGRAPDAEPAVETDEATITEDAELERTLGLSGGLAIGIGTMIGAGIFVFPGLAAGRAGPAAAGSFAIGAVIALLVALPASELATAMPKSGGGYYFISRGLGTLAGAVVGLSLWFGLVFATAFYLVGFGFYAVDTLVELGVTVGEGLVIPLALVFGAGFTVLNVTGTENAAKLQNGIVALLLSILAVFLVYGGLDALGIIGESSAPETFAPFGSVPVLTTAALVFTSYLGFAQVATVAGEMKRPGRNLPLAMVGSVVVVGVMYVATIFVATSAFGSDRLAALGETAMVEVGREFLGQAGALAIVFGGLLATMSSANASVLSTSRAIYAVSKDALLPRWASRINLKYGTPHVALGLAGGPVLVLVATGQVEILAEVASFLHLVMYGLMCVALVALRRDEPEWYDPDFRVPGYPAVPVLGAVASFALVGFMQPASQVIGVAVMLASAGWYLYYARDVTLKGEL; encoded by the coding sequence ATGGGAAGCGAGACGCCGCCACCGCCGAGGGGAACCAACATCGAGGGCCGGGCCCCCGACGCCGAGCCCGCGGTCGAGACCGACGAGGCGACCATCACCGAGGACGCCGAGTTGGAGCGCACGCTTGGGCTCTCCGGCGGCCTCGCCATCGGCATCGGGACGATGATCGGTGCGGGAATCTTCGTCTTCCCGGGGTTGGCGGCCGGGCGTGCCGGTCCCGCCGCGGCGGGGTCGTTCGCCATCGGCGCGGTCATCGCGCTTCTTGTCGCGCTACCCGCCTCCGAACTCGCCACGGCGATGCCCAAGAGCGGCGGGGGCTACTACTTCATCTCTCGCGGCCTCGGGACGCTCGCTGGCGCTGTCGTCGGCCTCTCGCTGTGGTTCGGACTGGTGTTCGCGACCGCCTTCTACCTCGTCGGCTTCGGCTTCTACGCCGTCGACACGCTCGTCGAACTCGGCGTGACCGTCGGCGAGGGACTCGTGATTCCGCTGGCACTCGTGTTCGGTGCGGGGTTCACGGTCCTGAACGTCACCGGCACCGAGAACGCCGCGAAGCTCCAGAACGGAATCGTCGCGCTGTTACTCTCGATACTCGCGGTGTTCCTCGTCTACGGCGGTCTCGACGCGCTGGGAATCATCGGCGAATCCAGCGCGCCCGAGACGTTCGCGCCGTTCGGTTCGGTCCCCGTCCTGACCACCGCGGCGCTGGTGTTCACGTCCTACCTCGGGTTCGCGCAGGTGGCGACGGTCGCCGGGGAGATGAAGCGACCCGGTCGGAACCTCCCGCTGGCGATGGTCGGGTCGGTCGTCGTGGTCGGGGTGATGTACGTCGCGACCATCTTCGTCGCGACGAGCGCGTTCGGTAGCGACCGCCTCGCGGCGCTCGGCGAGACCGCGATGGTCGAGGTGGGCCGCGAGTTCCTCGGGCAGGCGGGCGCGCTCGCCATCGTCTTCGGCGGACTCCTCGCCACGATGTCCAGCGCCAACGCGTCGGTCCTCAGCACCTCGCGGGCGATTTACGCCGTCTCGAAGGACGCCCTGTTGCCCCGATGGGCGAGTCGCATCAACCTCAAATACGGCACGCCCCACGTCGCGCTGGGGTTGGCTGGCGGGCCCGTCCTCGTGCTGGTGGCGACGGGGCAGGTCGAGATACTCGCGGAGGTGGCGTCGTTCCTGCACCTAGTGATGTACGGGCTGATGTGCGTCGCGCTCGTCGCGCTCCGGCGCGACGAGCCCGAGTGGTACGACCCGGACTTCCGGGTGCCGGGCTATCCCGCCGTGCCCGTGCTCGGCGCGGTCGCGAGCTTCGCGCTCGTGGGGTTCATGCAACCCGCTTCGCAGGTCATCGGCGTCGCCGTCATGCTCGCGAGCGCCGGGTGGTACCTCTATTACGCTCGGGACGTGACCCTCAAGGGGGAACTCTGA
- a CDS encoding 1,4-dihydroxy-2-naphthoyl-CoA synthase — MVSDIFDPEAWEPAGPDFDDITYHRAVDSGTVRIAFDRPEVRNAFRPKTVDELYDALDHAKRQTDVGCVLLTGNGPSPKDGGWAFCAGGDQTVRGDEGYEYRGEDGETDRAAKGGRLHILEVQRLIRHIPKPVVCVVPGWAVGGGHSLHVVCDMTIASEDHAVFKQTDPDVASFDGGFGSAYLARQVGQKKAREIFYLGKDYSAEEAADMGMVNEVVPHDELEEVALEWAEEINSKSPTAIRMLKYAFNLDSDGMVGQQVFAGEATRLAYMTDEAKEGRDAFVEGREPDFDEFDWHY; from the coding sequence ATGGTATCCGACATCTTCGACCCAGAGGCGTGGGAGCCCGCGGGACCCGACTTCGACGACATCACCTACCACCGCGCGGTCGATTCGGGCACGGTCCGGATCGCGTTCGACCGCCCCGAGGTGCGGAACGCCTTCCGACCGAAGACGGTGGACGAACTCTACGACGCGCTCGACCACGCCAAGCGCCAGACCGACGTGGGCTGCGTCCTGCTGACCGGCAACGGCCCCTCCCCGAAGGACGGCGGGTGGGCGTTCTGCGCGGGCGGCGACCAGACGGTCCGGGGCGATGAGGGGTACGAATATCGCGGCGAGGACGGCGAGACCGACCGCGCCGCGAAGGGCGGTCGCCTCCACATCCTCGAAGTCCAGCGGCTCATCCGCCACATCCCCAAGCCCGTGGTCTGCGTGGTCCCCGGGTGGGCGGTCGGCGGCGGCCACAGCCTCCACGTCGTCTGTGACATGACCATCGCCAGCGAGGACCACGCCGTGTTCAAGCAGACCGACCCCGACGTGGCCTCCTTCGACGGCGGGTTCGGGTCGGCCTACCTCGCCCGGCAGGTCGGCCAGAAGAAGGCCCGCGAGATATTCTACCTCGGGAAGGACTACAGCGCCGAGGAGGCCGCCGACATGGGGATGGTCAACGAGGTGGTCCCCCACGACGAACTGGAGGAGGTCGCGCTGGAGTGGGCCGAGGAGATAAACTCGAAGAGTCCGACCGCCATTCGGATGCTCAAGTACGCCTTCAACCTCGATTCGGACGGCATGGTCGGCCAGCAGGTGTTCGCGGGCGAGGCGACGCGACTGGCGTACATGACCGACGAGGCCAAGGAGGGCCGGGACGCCTTCGTCGAGGGTCGGGAACCCGATTTCGACGAGTTCGACTGGCACTACTAG
- a CDS encoding antitoxin VapB family protein gives MDETIRVSEEFYSWVESRKREDETMEDALRRLTRRAHPSEVTGLFTPEEAEEMKEAVKRLREGDAERKRRAREAFSSDE, from the coding sequence ATGGACGAGACCATCCGCGTCTCCGAGGAGTTCTACTCGTGGGTGGAGTCCCGCAAGCGCGAGGACGAGACGATGGAGGACGCGCTCCGGCGTCTCACTCGCCGAGCGCACCCGAGCGAGGTCACTGGCCTCTTCACTCCGGAGGAAGCCGAGGAGATGAAGGAAGCGGTAAAGCGGCTCCGTGAAGGCGACGCAGAGCGAAAACGCCGAGCGCGAGAGGCCTTTTCGAGCGACGAATGA
- a CDS encoding mandelate racemase/muconate lactonizing enzyme family protein — MNAETRPFSLALADPLDTARGPIERREGFLLRVEDAEGSVGVGEAAPLPGWTESREECEAALDDAASALESGERPESVLADLGGGVARGATPAARHALDLALADLRASREGLALYRFLGASDRVESVPVNATVGDAGVEETVEVAERAVESGFDCVKLKVGSRPLAADIERVEAVADALADAELRADANGAWTRPEAQRFLDAVGNRLAYVEQPLPATDLAGLAALSGPVALDETLARVAFEDALDADPDAVVLKPMALGGPRPAVAAAERAREAGVLPVVTTTIDGVVARTAAVHVAAAIPERPACGLATADLLESDLGPDPASVEDGRAVVPQAPGNGTPEVWPDDA, encoded by the coding sequence ATGAACGCCGAAACCCGGCCCTTCTCGCTCGCGCTCGCCGACCCCCTCGACACCGCCCGCGGCCCAATCGAGCGGCGCGAAGGATTCTTGCTCCGCGTGGAGGACGCCGAGGGTTCGGTCGGGGTCGGCGAGGCCGCCCCGCTCCCGGGGTGGACCGAGTCCCGCGAGGAGTGCGAGGCGGCGCTGGACGACGCCGCGAGCGCACTCGAATCGGGCGAGCGACCGGAATCGGTCCTCGCCGACCTCGGCGGCGGGGTCGCGCGCGGCGCGACCCCCGCCGCCCGCCACGCCCTCGACCTCGCGCTCGCCGACCTCCGGGCCTCGCGCGAGGGCCTCGCGCTCTATCGCTTCCTCGGCGCGTCGGACCGGGTGGAGAGCGTGCCGGTCAACGCGACCGTCGGCGACGCCGGAGTCGAGGAGACGGTCGAAGTCGCCGAGCGCGCGGTCGAATCCGGCTTCGACTGCGTCAAGCTGAAGGTCGGTTCCCGCCCCCTCGCGGCCGATATCGAGCGCGTCGAGGCGGTCGCCGACGCGCTCGCCGACGCCGAACTCCGTGCCGACGCCAACGGCGCTTGGACCCGCCCCGAGGCCCAGCGGTTCCTCGACGCGGTCGGGAACCGACTCGCCTACGTCGAACAGCCCCTGCCCGCGACCGACCTCGCCGGACTCGCGGCGCTCTCGGGCCCGGTCGCGCTCGACGAGACCCTCGCTCGGGTCGCGTTCGAGGACGCCCTCGACGCCGACCCCGACGCGGTCGTCCTGAAGCCGATGGCGCTCGGCGGGCCGCGACCGGCGGTCGCGGCCGCCGAGCGGGCGCGCGAGGCGGGGGTTCTCCCCGTCGTGACGACCACCATCGACGGCGTCGTCGCCCGGACCGCGGCGGTCCACGTCGCGGCCGCGATTCCGGAACGCCCGGCGTGTGGTCTCGCGACCGCCGACCTGCTCGAATCCGACCTCGGACCGGACCCAGCGTCGGTCGAGGACGGGCGTGCGGTCGTCCCGCAGGCCCCCGGCAACGGAACTCCGGAGGTGTGGCCCGACGATGCGTGA
- a CDS encoding NAD(P)/FAD-dependent oxidoreductase, with protein sequence MTDETREYEVAVVGGGPAGLTAALYTTRLGHDTVVVNRGGGRAAMMADTHNVVGVTEDVSGKEFLETAREQVESYGTDYVRGFVESAERRDDGRFRLDARDADFVADAVVLATGFSDAEPDPPLPPTGRGLHYCLHCDAYMFVDEPVFVMGAGESAAHVAMVMLNFTADVDLLTRGEDPEWSDETDRQLRAHPVDIVHEEVVGMEKGDDGWLAGFEFEDGRFREYRGGFPMYGRRYNNGLAAELGCDLGDDGAVLVDESGETSVEGVYAVGDLTPGHSQIPVAMGEGANAGIAVHYSLREFPKSLADIESEGEVPPDDVPGVSEKLRQAAREFAAGDD encoded by the coding sequence ATGACCGACGAGACTCGGGAGTACGAAGTCGCAGTCGTCGGCGGCGGTCCCGCCGGGCTCACGGCCGCGCTGTACACCACGCGACTCGGCCACGACACGGTCGTCGTGAACCGCGGCGGCGGCCGCGCCGCCATGATGGCCGACACCCACAACGTGGTCGGCGTCACCGAGGACGTGTCGGGCAAGGAGTTCCTCGAGACGGCCCGCGAGCAGGTCGAGAGCTACGGGACCGACTACGTCCGCGGGTTCGTCGAGTCGGCCGAACGACGCGACGACGGGCGGTTCCGTCTGGACGCCCGAGACGCCGACTTCGTCGCCGACGCGGTGGTGCTGGCGACCGGCTTCTCGGACGCCGAACCCGACCCGCCGCTCCCGCCCACCGGCCGGGGACTCCACTACTGCCTGCACTGCGACGCCTACATGTTCGTGGACGAACCGGTGTTCGTGATGGGCGCGGGCGAGTCGGCCGCCCACGTCGCGATGGTCATGCTCAACTTCACCGCCGACGTGGACCTGCTGACCCGAGGCGAGGACCCCGAGTGGAGCGACGAGACCGACCGACAGCTCCGGGCCCACCCGGTCGATATCGTCCACGAGGAGGTCGTCGGCATGGAGAAGGGCGACGACGGCTGGCTGGCGGGCTTCGAGTTCGAGGACGGACGTTTCCGGGAGTACCGCGGCGGCTTCCCGATGTACGGCAGGCGGTACAACAACGGCCTCGCGGCGGAGCTGGGTTGCGACCTCGGCGACGACGGGGCGGTCCTCGTGGACGAGAGCGGCGAGACCAGCGTGGAGGGCGTCTACGCGGTCGGCGACCTCACGCCCGGCCACAGCCAGATTCCGGTGGCGATGGGCGAGGGAGCGAACGCGGGCATTGCGGTTCACTACTCCCTCCGGGAGTTCCCGAAGTCACTCGCCGACATCGAATCCGAGGGCGAAGTCCCGCCCGACGACGTTCCTGGCGTCTCTGAAAAGCTACGGCAGGCGGCCCGCGAGTTCGCCGCGGGCGACGACTGA
- a CDS encoding PIN domain-containing protein codes for MILDSTYVFDLMAEDRGAFEKGVEIVERGELQWLPVPVVAETFYGAATERSDTTKFEIRNRLLGYPRIDLNEELSRAAGQLLASADDDSGEDSGVGWNDAHIAAIANVLDQPVLTDNVADFERLGVEVETY; via the coding sequence ATGATACTCGACTCGACGTACGTCTTCGACCTGATGGCAGAAGACCGGGGCGCGTTCGAGAAAGGCGTCGAGATAGTCGAGCGGGGCGAACTCCAGTGGCTCCCGGTTCCCGTCGTCGCGGAGACGTTCTACGGCGCGGCGACAGAGCGAAGCGACACCACCAAGTTCGAGATTCGGAATCGGCTACTCGGGTATCCCCGAATCGACCTGAACGAAGAGCTAAGCCGCGCCGCGGGCCAACTGCTCGCAAGCGCAGACGACGACTCGGGCGAAGATAGCGGAGTGGGTTGGAACGACGCTCACATCGCCGCGATTGCGAACGTTCTCGACCAGCCTGTCCTCACCGACAACGTAGCCGACTTCGAGCGCCTCGGCGTCGAGGTCGAAACGTACTGA
- a CDS encoding glycoside hydrolase, with product MVDHTRRRFLSAGVTAGLAGIAGCSTRSLLGATRDGETSDGDKTDGPAAPAELTFEESADERDPLDVRGAIYVPARAFNVYQQWADYDHEVVERDLGYATEVNLNAIRAWASFEFWEEAPEAHAERLDHFLSAADDRDLSVVLSLFDFAGKEPSEERLRDTDPRTATGVKSPASSVMKRKSRWDAPMEYVGWAMERYGDDDRLLALEAMNEPGWTSHSTEFARGVFETMADDRGSVALTVGSTSMANNAEYLDWGSDALQFHYNFAESRATYREMLESNRAVADELDAPVWLSEWQRVREATGFAAEPPDDQKGPNYASLAPLVHEAGFGSFFWSLMVKPAFVPAQRKHGVLNGLFHEDGTVYSAEDARAIAAMSGEASFDGEERREWPEWAAAVSDGT from the coding sequence ATGGTCGACCACACCCGACGCCGTTTCCTCTCCGCGGGCGTGACGGCGGGTCTCGCGGGCATCGCTGGCTGTTCCACCCGGAGCCTGCTCGGGGCGACGCGGGACGGCGAGACGAGCGACGGCGACAAGACGGACGGGCCCGCAGCGCCCGCCGAACTCACTTTCGAGGAGTCGGCCGACGAACGCGACCCCCTCGACGTCCGCGGCGCTATCTACGTCCCGGCGCGGGCGTTCAACGTCTACCAGCAGTGGGCCGACTACGACCACGAGGTCGTCGAGCGCGACCTCGGGTACGCGACCGAGGTGAACCTGAACGCCATCCGAGCGTGGGCGAGCTTCGAGTTCTGGGAGGAAGCCCCCGAGGCCCACGCCGAGCGCCTCGACCACTTCCTGTCTGCGGCCGACGACCGCGACCTGTCGGTCGTCCTCAGCCTCTTCGACTTCGCGGGGAAAGAACCCAGCGAGGAACGCCTCCGTGACACCGACCCCCGGACCGCCACCGGAGTCAAGTCGCCCGCCTCTTCGGTCATGAAGCGGAAATCGCGGTGGGACGCCCCGATGGAGTACGTCGGCTGGGCGATGGAGCGCTACGGCGACGACGACCGCCTACTGGCGCTCGAAGCCATGAACGAACCCGGCTGGACGAGCCACTCGACCGAGTTCGCCCGCGGGGTGTTCGAGACGATGGCCGACGACCGCGGGTCGGTCGCGCTGACCGTCGGGTCGACCAGCATGGCGAACAACGCCGAATACCTCGACTGGGGCTCTGACGCTCTCCAGTTTCACTACAACTTCGCTGAGAGCCGAGCCACCTACCGCGAGATGCTCGAATCGAATCGGGCGGTCGCCGACGAACTCGACGCGCCGGTCTGGCTCTCGGAGTGGCAGCGGGTCCGGGAGGCGACGGGGTTCGCCGCCGAACCGCCCGACGACCAGAAGGGGCCGAACTACGCGTCGCTCGCGCCGCTCGTCCACGAGGCCGGATTCGGCAGTTTCTTCTGGTCGCTGATGGTCAAGCCCGCGTTCGTTCCGGCCCAGCGGAAACACGGCGTGCTCAACGGCCTGTTCCACGAGGACGGAACGGTGTACAGCGCCGAGGACGCCCGGGCCATCGCGGCGATGTCGGGCGAGGCGTCGTTCGACGGCGAGGAGCGCCGCGAGTGGCCCGAGTGGGCCGCGGCGGTCTCGGACGGGACCTAG
- the menE gene encoding o-succinylbenzoate--CoA ligase codes for MRENGRDSETTRDWLTHRARTSPEATALVEAGDGTERTYAELDSAVSETAGRLAALGVREGDHLGVLMETSVAFVRLVHAAMRLGAVLVPLNARLARPELARQAETADLTLVVCERETEADAVAVAEAVAGSDLPAAVPELPVASVDSPECESVAALRAAERGDLDSGGELADSGREVAGSGDFAPAEWSRSDTQAMLFTSGTTGDPKAVELSMGNFLASATASAFRLGATPDDRWLLCLSMYHMGGLSVVLRSALYGATVVLQEGFDAGAAVDAIAEYEATGVSLVPTMLRRMLDASEGEGLADSLRFVLLGGAPASDDLISRCETLGVPVHPTYGMTETASQIATARPREAFEHRGTVGRPLLWTDVTVIDGDGNPLPEGEVGELAVSGPTVMAGYYGDREATAAAFGPHGLRTGDVGYRDEGGRIWVLNRREDRIVTGGENVHPGEVVEVLREHSGVRDAAVVGLDDEEWGERVAALVVPEGDAELSVAALEAHFEGRLAGYKRPRTVEFADELPRTASGTVEREAVRERLRKS; via the coding sequence ATGCGTGAGAACGGTCGGGATTCGGAGACCACCCGCGACTGGCTGACCCACCGGGCGCGGACCTCGCCCGAGGCGACCGCGCTCGTGGAGGCCGGAGACGGGACCGAGCGGACATACGCCGAACTCGACTCGGCCGTTTCGGAGACCGCGGGCCGACTCGCGGCGCTGGGCGTCCGGGAGGGCGACCACCTCGGCGTGCTGATGGAGACCAGTGTCGCGTTCGTCCGGCTGGTCCACGCCGCGATGCGACTCGGCGCGGTGCTGGTGCCCCTGAACGCCCGGCTCGCCCGGCCCGAACTGGCCCGGCAGGCCGAGACGGCCGACCTGACCCTCGTGGTCTGCGAGCGCGAGACCGAGGCCGACGCGGTCGCCGTCGCGGAGGCGGTCGCGGGCTCGGACCTCCCGGCCGCGGTCCCGGAGCTTCCTGTCGCGTCGGTCGATTCGCCCGAATGCGAGTCGGTCGCCGCGCTCCGCGCCGCGGAGCGCGGCGACCTCGATTCTGGGGGAGAGCTCGCCGACTCCGGGCGCGAAGTCGCCGGTTCCGGCGACTTCGCGCCCGCCGAGTGGTCGCGTAGCGACACGCAGGCGATGCTGTTCACGTCGGGCACCACCGGCGACCCGAAGGCGGTCGAACTCTCGATGGGGAACTTCCTCGCGAGCGCGACCGCCTCGGCGTTCAGGCTGGGCGCGACCCCCGACGACCGGTGGCTCCTCTGTCTGTCGATGTACCACATGGGCGGGCTCTCGGTCGTCCTCCGGTCGGCGCTCTACGGCGCGACCGTGGTCCTGCAAGAGGGGTTCGACGCCGGGGCCGCGGTCGACGCAATCGCGGAGTACGAGGCGACTGGCGTCTCGCTGGTGCCGACGATGCTCCGGCGGATGCTCGACGCGAGCGAGGGGGAGGGACTCGCGGATTCCCTGCGATTCGTCCTGCTGGGGGGCGCGCCCGCCTCCGACGACCTGATATCGCGCTGCGAGACGCTCGGCGTACCGGTCCACCCGACCTACGGGATGACCGAGACCGCCTCCCAGATAGCGACCGCACGGCCCCGCGAGGCGTTCGAGCACCGGGGCACCGTCGGCCGACCGCTCCTGTGGACCGACGTGACCGTAATCGACGGGGACGGGAATCCACTGCCCGAGGGCGAGGTCGGCGAACTCGCGGTCTCGGGACCGACCGTGATGGCGGGGTACTACGGCGACCGGGAGGCCACCGCGGCGGCGTTCGGGCCCCACGGCCTCCGCACCGGCGACGTGGGCTACCGCGACGAGGGCGGCCGTATCTGGGTGCTCAACCGCCGCGAGGACCGCATCGTCACCGGCGGCGAGAACGTCCACCCCGGCGAGGTGGTCGAGGTCCTCCGCGAGCACTCGGGGGTGCGCGACGCCGCGGTCGTCGGCCTCGACGACGAGGAGTGGGGCGAGCGCGTCGCGGCGCTGGTCGTCCCCGAGGGGGATGCGGAGCTCTCGGTGGCGGCCCTCGAAGCCCACTTCGAGGGCCGCCTCGCGGGGTACAAGCGCCCCAGAACGGTCGAGTTCGCCGACGAACTCCCCCGGACCGCGTCGGGGACCGTCGAGCGCGAGGCGGTCCGCGAGCGCCTTCGAAAGAGCTAG